Sequence from the Gammaproteobacteria bacterium genome:
CCTTTCGCTCGTATAGTTTTTCTCCGCAACGCTTGCAATTTCGTCTGTCATTTTTTTTATAAATTTTTTAAGGATATTTATTATGGCGCTTGCCATTGTGTATAGCCGTGCATCTGCGGGTATTGATGCACCGCTTGTAACAGTTGAAGTTGATCTATCTTTTGGTACCTCAAAATTTAATATTGTAGGATTGCCGGAAACTGCCGTCAAAGAAAGTAAAGATCGGGTGCGCAGTGCCATTATTAATTCTCATTTTGATTTTCCGGGTCGACGGATTACCGTTAATCTTGCTCCTGCTGATTTAAAGAAAGAAGGGTCGCGTTTCGATTTGCCGATTGCATTAGGGATACTTGCAGCTTCGGGTCAAATTCCTAAAGAAGCTTTATTAGCATATGAACTAGGGGGAGAGTTAGCATTAAACGGCGAATTAAGAGCTATTCGCGGCGTATTGCCGCATGTTGTCGCTTGTTTGCGTGCAAAGCGTCAATTGATTGTGCCTGCAGCAAGTCGGTATGAAGCAAGCCTTCTTCCCGAAGCGCAAGTACTCATTGCGAACCATTTACTTGACGTATGCGCTCACATTAAAGGCGAACGTTTGTTGCCAGTCTGTGAATCTTTTCAATTCGATGCAATTCCTCATGACGCTTTAGATGTTGCAGATGTTGTTGGGCAACTTCACGCAAAGCGGGCGCTTGCCATTGCAGCTGCGGGGCGTCACAGTTTATTGCTGATCGGACCGCCTGGAACGGGCAAAACGATGTTAGCCAAAAGATTAGTAACTTTACTACCAGCTTTGGGTGAATCAGAGGCGCTTGCCGTTGCGTCCATTTTTTCCTGTAGCAGTGCAGGGTTTGATGCCAAACATTGGCGAACTGTGCCCTTTCGTGCGCCTCACCATAGTAGTTCCTATGTTGCTTTGGTGGGCGGTGGGCGTCCGCCACGACCTGGTGAAATATCACTTGCCCATCACGGCGTTTTATTTTTAGACGAATTGCCTGAATTTAAAAGAGAGGTTTTAGAAAGTTTGCGTGAACCGATGGAAGCGGGTTTTATTGCCATTTCTCGCGCTGCGAGTCAGGTGACTTTTCCAGCTTCTTTCCAATTGGTGGCGGCGATGAATCCTTGTCCTTGCGGCCAATTTGGGAGTAAAGAAACGTATTGTCGCTGTTCGCCGCAGCAAGTGAGTCGTTATCTAAGTAGAATTTCTGGTCCCTTATTAGATCGAATTGATATGCAAGTTGAAGTCCCTAAAGTTCCTCAAGAAGCGTTTGCACAAAAGGTTGAACATCCTGCCTACCGAAGTGACGTGTTGCGTGCAACGATTGAACAAGCTTGGCAGTTGCAATTTGATCGACAAAAAAAATGTAATGCCTATTTAAATGAGCGCGAGATTACGTGTTTAGAAATTCTACCTCAGGCAAAGAATTTGCTGCATTTAGCGATGAAAAAATTTAACCTTTCTGCGCGGGTTTATCATCGCTTAATAAAAATAGCACGCACGATTGCTGATTTAGGTGCAAGTTCTGTCATTGACGATAAGCATGTTAGCGAGGCATTGCTTTACCGAGTATTTGACCGGATTAAGGCAGCTTCGACAAATTGATCAATTTTTTTACAATATTATCCTAAGCTTCAGGATTATAATGAAGTTAGGCGTTTCGTCATTTGCGTAAGATTCAAGAGGAGATAGGCATGACGTTGACTTTTTATCCCCATGGGGATGACATGCTAAAGGGGTCGCTTGCAGACCGAATTGAAATTTTAATGGAAGCCGCGGAACGTTACAAAGCGGTTGTCATCGAAGTTTTACCCAAACCTGATGCGAGCGAAGAAGCAAAAAAACGGATGACCCCACGGGATTTGAAAGCCGCTTTTAATTGGGAAGAAATAGCCCGCGTTTTATTAGCAGTGCGTGAACTTCCGGAAATGAACAAAAGCGATAAATTAATGAAAGCGAGTTTATTGAAAAAATTAGCCGAAGTTTATGAAGTTTTGCGTGCTGCAAAAATGTCAAAACTTGAAGCTGTGCGCTTAGCTCTGATTAATGAATCTAACCAATTAGGGGGAAATAGTACTCAAATGGGTGGATAGAAACATGACTTTCTTTACGCTACTCAATGCTTTGGATCGTATGATTGCCTTGCCTATTCTTCGTCGTACCGCATTTACACCGAGAAATTGTAGTGCGCACAGACGGACTCCGAGCTTTTAATCTCAAACCCAGCACTTGAATGGGTTTGGGTTATTTAGCTTGAAAGGCTTCTACTACCGTGCGCAATTTAGCCATCGCGTTTTTCTCCAACTGACGGACGCGTTCTGCGGAAATCTGATATTTCTCCGCTAAATCTTGCAAGGTGAGTTTATTTTCCCCCAACCAGCGAGTGCGAATAATATCTTGGCTGCGGGTGTCGAGTTGGTCCAAGGCTTGGTAAATCATGTCATTGGATTGGGTGGTCCAATCGGAGTTTTCTAATTGTTGAGCGGGGTTATAGCGATAATCTTCGAGATAGGCAGCGGGTGCAAAATGGTTTTCATCGTCATCATCAGGATAGCCGTCAAAGGAAGTATCAGCGGTAGCAAGTCGTAACTCCATTTCGCGTACTGTTTCAGGTTTTACGCCTAAATCCTTGGCAATAGAATCTACTTCTTGATTGCTCATCCAGCCCAGACGTTTTTTGAGGTTACGTAAATTAAAAAATAATTTGCGTTGCGATTTAGTCGTCGCAATTTTAACAATGCGCCAGTTGCGTAAAATGTATTCGTGAATTTCAGCTTTGATCCAATGCATGGCAAAAGTGACTAAGCGCACACCCATGTCTGGGTTAAACCGGCGTACTGCTTTCATTAAGCCAATGTTACCTTCTTGAATTAAGTCAGCGAGGGGTAGTCCATAACCTAAATAGCCTTTAGCAACCCGCGCCACATAGCGCAAATGCGCAAGAATGAGTTTTTTTGCCGAAGCTAAATCTCCTTCTTTTTGCAAATTAACAGCTGCATTATGCTCTTCTTCTTGGGTTAAAAGCGGAACCTGGTTAACGTAATTCAAATAAGCTTCCAAGCTTCCAACTGGGAAGTTAATACCTACAGTTTGTAAACTTTTGCTCATAAGGAAACTCGCATTAATTGATTTTATTCGAATTTTTTCAAGAAAGACCCAAACGGGTAAGCGCCCGTTATCATACGTAATTTATGATAATTTTTCAACTAGCTGCTAAATAGTGCATCGACAAACTCATCAGCTTGAAAAGGTCGTAAATCATCCATGCCTTCGCCGACGCCAATAAAGCGAATTGGAATATCAAATTCTTTCGCGATAGCAAAAATAATGCCGCCTTTGGCGGTGCCATCAAGTTTAGTAATGACAATACCGGTTAACCCAATCGCTGCATGAAATTGTTTTACTTGGTTGAGTGCATTTTGCCCAAGGGTTGCATCGATGACGATGAGTACTTCATGCGGCGCTGAGGGGTCAGTCTTTGCTAAAACCCGCTTAATTTTTTGAAGTTCAGCCATCAGGTTCGATTGCGTATGCAATCTGCCGGCAGTGTCGGCAAGCAAAAGATCCGTATTTCTCGCTTTTGCTGCAGCAAAAGCATCGAAAATGACGGCCGCCGTATCAGCACCCTGCAATTGCGCGATAACCGGTACATGGTTACGTTCGCCCCATGTTTGTAACTGCTCAATAGCTGCCGCGCGAAACGTATCACCCGCTGCCAACATAACAGTTTTATGGTCAGCTAAAAAATAATGCGCGAGTTTACCAATGGTCGTCGTTTTTCCAGATCCGTTAATCCCCACCATCAGCATGACAAAAGGTTTGGCAGTAAAAGTGGGTAATGCTTGTACGCGTGGACGCAAAATGTTTTTCATTTCCGCTTTCAGCGAATGGAGTGCAGCTTCTGTATCGTTTAATTCTTTACGGGCTAATTGTTGTGTCAAAGAGTCAATCAGAAGCGTAGTTGTTTCAACGCCAACGTCTGCGGATAAGAGTAAAGTTTCAATTTCGTTTAATACATCACGATCAAGCAGCTTCTTGCCTAAAAAAATGCTACCAATACGATCTGTTAAACCATGACGAGTTTTGCTTAACCCTTGTTTTAAACGATTAAAAAAAGACTTCGGCGCTTCTTTTTCCGGCGCTTGGCTTACTTCTGCTATAGCAGAAGGCGGGTTTTCAGTGGTTTTTTTTCTTTTAAGAAAATCAAACATTTTCTATCCTTAAGCCCAATAAATTTGCCAAGTAATGTAGCATAATCTGGGGAAGAAGAGGGAAGCGGTGACATGAAAAAAGGTCAAGTTCGTATTATTGCCGGTATTTGGCGGGGCAGAACTTTAAAAGTACCTGATTTAGCAGGCTTACGGCCCACGCCTGATCGGGTGCGTGAAACAGTTTTTAATTGGTTGAATCAAGCCATCGTGGGTGCGCGTTGTCTGGACGCTTTTGCCGGTAGTGGCGCATTTGGTTTTGAGGCTTTGTCCCGAGGGGCAAGTTATGTCGAGATGGTAGATCAGGCGCCTTTGGTAATCGAAACGCTCAAAGCAGCTTTGCATCGTTTTGAAGGGCTTGCAACCATTTATCAAGCCCGCGTGCCTGAGGAATTGCTTGAAGTAAAACAAGCCTTTGATATTGTTTTTATTGATCCACCTTATCAAGCGGGACTGTTATTGCCAACTTGTTTTGCTTTAGAAAAGAGAAAAATGTTAGCAGAAGGCGCTTGGGTTTATTTAGAGTCAAACAGTGAAATTACGGAAGATCAGTTGCCTAAAGGGTGGCGTTTGGTCAAAAGCCAACGGGCAGGCGAGGTACATTACTACCTCGCCCGGCGTTAGTTACATTGTTTTTCGTTTCTTGTTGTCCTTGGGTTTGATTTCGTCAGAACAAGAAGAAGACGTTTCTTTCGCTTCATTCGAACTAGAAGAGGATTTTCCTTTTAAGGCCGAAGTCCATAAAGAAGGCGTCGGATTTTTTTTCTTCTTTCCGCTCGTAATGTCTTGCTTATCATCTTCTGGCGTTGAGAAGTTATTAACCTGAATGGATAGAGTTTGGGTAACGGAACTCAAAAGGTTAGGTAAGCTCTGGCTGCGATGTTCCTCAAGCTTGTGAACAATCGGTGAAGAAATTGTAGCTAGACTTTGACTGCGCTGCACAGGATTTAAAGCATTATATTCGCGCTGGATCTTCTCGCGAGAAAATGCTGCAAATCCGCCATTACGCAAAAAGGCGTCATAAAGGTTAACCGTGGTGCCTGAGTTTGGAATTAAACCCTTTAATAAATTCTCGGCAATCATGGGGGAGTTTTCAGCTACTTCAACCGATTTTTCAAATTCTGCTAAGACTGGGTCGACAACTGCATTCGTTATCGCAACGTCAGCAGTATTAACATTGTTGTTATTGTTATTATTTGGATCTCTTGAACCTGACATGTGAACCTCGTGAATTTATATTTTTATTATTATTATTTTTATTTTTGAAGTCCCTAGCATGGATCAAAGCTCATTAAACTTTAATTAAATTAGCACACAATTCTTAATTTACTATTAACAGTCAATGGATTAAGACTAGTAAATTTAAATTTAAACGCTACACTAAGGTTCACAACTTTCATCGAACCCTTCCAATTAAAAAAAAAATTGATAACAATGACGAGCTTAGAAAAAATTAAACCACGACTCTTAACAGGTGATACACCCACGGGACGATTGCATTTGGGACATTGGGTTGGATCCGTTGAAAATCGTGTGGCTTTACAAGGCGATTTTGAGTGTTTTTTTATTATCGCAAACATTCATGCTTTCACGACCCGGCTCGAAAAGTCCGCTGAAATTCATCAAAGCGTGATGGATATCGCTATTGATTATCTCGCAGCCGGCATCGATCCGACGCGAAGCACCATATTCATTCAATCCGAAGTTCCCGCAATTTCGGAACTTACGTTTTTATTGAGTATGCTTGTCCCCTATCCCAGACTCATGCGTAATCCTACGATTAAAGATGAAATTCGTGATAAAGGATTGGGTGATAACTATTCTTTTGGTTTTTTACTTTATCCCATTGGTCAAATTGCCGATATTCTCGCTTTCCGTCCAGCTGTTGTTCCCGTTGGGGAAGATCAAGTTCCTCACGTCGAGTTAACGCGGGAAGTAGCGCGGAAATTTAATCAACTCTATTGCCACGTGGATCCCCATACAGCAGATCAGGATTACGTGAAGCAGGGTGGTATTTTCCCAATTGTTGAAACCAAATTAGGTCGTACGAAAAGACTCGTTGGTACGGGAGGACCTGATGCACAAGGTCATTTATTAAAAATGTCTAAATCTTTGAATAATACAATTATGTTGGGTGATACGCCTGATGAAATAAAAAAGAAAGTTATGAATATGTATACCGATCCAAAGCGATTAAAAGCAACGGATAAAGGGTCGGTCGAAAATAATCCGCTTTGGATTTTTCATGAAACCTTTAATACGGACCGCAGTTGGGTTGAAGACGCTAAATATCGTTATGCCCAAGGTGAGATTGGTGATGTGGAATGTAAGAAAAAGTTGATTGAAGTTTTAGTCGCCCTAATTGAACCGATGCAATTACGACGTAAGCAGTTTGAAGCTGACTTACATTACGTTAAAACAGTTTTGCAAGATGGCTGTGAAAAAGCCCGTGTTAGTGCTAACCAAACTTTAAATTTAGTTAAAGAAGCGATGCATCAGAGGTATTTTTAAATGAATCAATCCGACAAGAACGATGACGAATTAAGACCCTTCCGTTTTTTAAATGTAACGATTTTGCAGTGGATGGCCATTCTTGCCATTGTTGGTATTGTTGGCTATTGGCTATTAAGTCGTTATGCATAACCGCTGTTTTTTATAGCATGATCGGCTCTAAAAAAGCGGAGGACAGCGGCTTTGCACCGGCTCTTGCCGCCCGTTCGCAAGACTTGGGTGCTTAGCTGCCCCGTCATGAAGTTCCCTTGCTCTCTGCTAGGGGAGATCCTCTATACAAATACGTTGTAAATTGGGATAAGATACCGACTTTATGTAAGGGTTTACATAAACATTAACTGCCTTGTTCTCAACGGTGATGTTGTGCAAGGAGTTCACTACATGATAAGGAAAATTCTCAATGCGTAAAAATCTACTGATTGCAGCCCTCGCGGGATTAACGATTTTAAGTATGACCTCTTGTTCCAGATCAGAAGAGAAAACAGTGACCGTGGACGAAACCCCAGCATCGACAGTTGTCACGGTTCAGCAACCTGTTCCTGGCACTGATAGTACAGCTGTTACTCAAACGACAATTACGCCTGATACCCAACCTGTCGTTACTGTTCCTGATGCATCAACCTCCTCCTCATCAAGCACAACGACCACGACTGTCGGTGATCCAGAAGCACCTACGATGCAGTCGCAAAGCGAAACTGTGGTGACACCATCAGATACCACTTCTAGCATGCCATCGACCACGACGACCACAACAACTGTGACCCCAGGGAGTAGCGATACGTCTTCATCCACTACAGATAATACAACTTCAAGTACCGATACGACTTCGACCCTAACACCACCTGTTCCATCCGATGGATCGACTTCTTCAGCTTCACAAATGCCTGATACACAGTAATTCTTCGCAACGCCCTGGCTATTTTTAACCCAGGGCGACTTGCTTCTCTCCGCCTTTTTTCCTTATCATTACTATCGCTCTTTTCTGTGATAACCTTACGCGATGTTAAAAGGACTATCAGACTTGGTAAATCGTATGCAATTTTTTTTTCTTTTATCCAGGCTTAAGCGCCACTATCAGAGTGGCTTCTATGTTTTAATTTCTTTGCTCTCCATTTTAGGTTGGGTTTCAGTCGGTTTTGCAGAAACGCCGCTCATCGATACTCAGCCCGCTGAGCCCGCGCTGATAACCACAACGACCACAACGACCTCTCCTAATCGAATGGGTCCTCGTTTATGGAATTTACAAGACGCAGATATATTGAGTGTGATCAACGAAGTTTCTCAAGAAACCGGTAAAAATTTTGTAGTGGACCCACGCGTCAGTGGAAAAATCTCATTAATTTCCAGCAAGCCCATAAAAAGTCGTGAAGTTTATCAAGTTTTTCTTTCTGTGATTGGGATGCTGGGATACTCGGCAGTTCCAAGCGGCAGTGTAATCAAGATTGTTCCAAATATGGAAAGCGGGGAGCAAGCGACGCCTGTGGTCCAAAGTCGTTACCCAAGTCGCGGCGAAGAAGTCGTGGTACGTGTCATACCGCTTGAAAACACTTCCGCAACACAGCTGATTCCAATTTTACGACCGCTTTTACCGCAATGGAGTAACGTAGCAACTTATGCACCCGGTAATGTTTTAATCTTGCTGGGACGTGCGAATAATTTAGAACGTATCATGCAAATTATTCAGGATGTCGATCGTGCTTCAAATAGTTCCATCCAAATTGTTCCTTTAAAACGTGCTTCCGCAGTTCAAGTCGCAGCTGTGTTAAATAATTTACAAAATGCAGCGCGCGCAAGTGGTGATACACCTGGCGTTACGATTGCCGTGGATGAGCGAAGCAATAGTATTTTGCTCGGCGGTCCGCGCGCCATGCGTTTACGGATACGTATTCTCATCTCTCAACTCGATTCCAGTTCTAGCACCCCGTCTGGTAACACTGAAGTGATTTATCTCCGTTATTTGCAAGCAAAAAACCTAGCCCCGTTGTTGGGTAAAATAGCGCAAAACATTGCTGGGAAGGATAATGCTGCAAGCTATGATACAAGCTCTGCTATGACCCAAGCGGTTAATGGGAATGCAACGACCACCACCAGCGTCAAAGAAACAACAATTAATAGTAGTTTTATCCAAGCAGAACCGAGTACCAATGCCATCATCATTACGGCCCCGCCGGCTTTGATGCAGGCGATTAAAACGGTGATCGCTAAATTGGATATCCGTCCTGCAGAAGTTTTAGTGGAAGCCATTATTGCTGAAATTGAAGAAAGAAATTTGCGCAGTTTAGGCATTCAATGGGGGTCAGTTGGCCCCACGGGTAAAGTTATACCGCAAGGTGGAGAAGGTGAGTCCGTCACCAGCTTTCCAACTCTTGGTGCAGGCATCATTGGGATCAAACCGCATGCAAGTTTAAAAGTCGTTTTGAGCTTGTTGGAAAATTTAAATGGTGTTGATATCCTCTCCACGCCTTCAATTGTAGTTTTAGACAATCAACCCGCATCGATTGAAATTGGACAAGATGTTCCCTATCAAATCGGCTCATACACGACGCCCACGGGCGGTAATAATGCAACCGTGCAACCTTTCAATACCTTTCAATCTAAACCTGTAACTTTAAAGCTAGAAGTGAAACCACAAATTAATTTAAGTAACTCAGTACGGCTTGCCATTAAATTAAAAAATGATTCCCTCCAAAACCCTCAAAATCCTGGTACCAGTCCCATTATTAATACGAGTAAAATTTCCAATTCTGTTTTGGTCAACAGTGAAGATATTTTAGTATTAGGTGGGTTAACCAGTAATAATAATAATGAGAGTGTGAATAAAGTTCCCTTCTTTGGGGACTTACCGATTTTAGGTCGCTTCTTCCAACAGCGTACGCGCAATGTTGCGAAAAAAACGTTGATGGTATTTATTAAGACGATCATTATTCATAACAGTCAAGACGCAAACGTTATTACGCATGTGAAATATAATTCTGTGCGTGAAACACAAGCTAATTTCCGCGAAGATTTAATTCACATTGGTAAAGAGAGGGCACCCACTTTATTACCGCCCTGGAAAAATTCTGATGATTTACCCGTTCCCTTTGAGAAAAAACTCAATTGCAACACAATAAATTGTGATTAAGCAGCGATGACTAATCCATTACGATTCGCCTATGCTAAGCGTTTTGGCGTTATTGTCAGCGAAGAAACGTCGCAAACCGCTAAAGTTTTATATTGGCAAAAGCCAGCTTTAACCGTGCTGGCTGAGCTACGCCGCCGACTACAAAAGCCACTGATTTTTGAGCAAGTCAGTGAAGCACTTTTTAATGAACATTTAGTAAAAACTTACGAAACCGATTCAGCCACTGCCATGCAAATGGCAGAAGGTTTAGGGGATTCCTTAAATCTTGCTGATCTTATGCAAGAACTTCCGAAAGCTGAAGATTTATTAGAACGCCAAGATGATGCACCGATCATTCGCTTACTCAATGCTTTGCTTAGTGAAGCTATTAAAGAAGGCGCCTCCGATGTTCATGTTGAAACTTTTGAAGATCGAGTGACCATTCGATTTCGTGTTGACGGTATTTTGCGCTCCATTTTGGAGCCACCTCGCGTGCTTGCGCCACTCATTGTGTCCCGTATCAAAGTGATGGCAAAACTCGATATTGCTGAAAAACGCTTACCGCAAGATGGTCGGATTACATTACGGATTGGGGGTCGTGCCGTGGACGTGCGTGTATCGACGATGCCCACGAATCATGGTGAAAGAGCAGTCCTTCGTTTGCTCGATAAGCAAAGTTCGCATCTTGATCTTGCTGAGCTAGGGATGGATGCGACGACATTAAGTTTACTGCGTAAACTTATTTTCAAACCGCATGGCATTATTTTAGTAACCGGTCCGACGGGTTCAGGAAAAACGACAACCCTTTATGCCGGGTTGACTGTCTTAAACGATAAAGAAAGAAATATTTTGACCGTAGAAGATCCCATTGAATACGACTTAATTGGTGTCGGTCAAACCCAAGTAAGTTCAAAAATTAATATGACGTTTGCAAAAGGCTTACGAGCTATTTTACGTCAAGATCCTGATGTGGTGATGGTGGGTGAAATTCGTGATTTAGAAACCGCGCAAATTGCTATTCAAGCGAGTTTGACGGGCCATTTAGTGCTTTCGACGTTACACACCAACAGTGCGATTGGTGCGATTACACGTTTAGATGATATGGGCATTGAATCCTTTCTCATTGCTTCGAGTTTAGCAGGCGTTTTAGCCCAGCGATTGGTGCGCATTCTTTGTTCGCATTGCAAAAAAGGCTTGCCTGCAACGGCCGCTGAATGTGAACTACTTGGCGCTCCTGAAAATGAACCTCCCCTAATTTATCATCCTGTGGGTTGCCCTCAATGTCGACATTTGGGGTATGCAGGTCGAAGCGGGGTGTATGAATTGATTATCATTGATGAGACATTGCAGGGCATGATTCACTCACGCGTAGCTGAGCAAGAGATGCGTAAATATGCGCGCGGTAAATTCATGACACTGAGACAAGATGGTTACCGACGCGTACGATTAGGTCAAACCTCGCTCGAAGAAATTATCCGAGTCGTCAATTATGATTAATTTTTTCTACGCGCTCATTTTCTCGAGGTAACAATGCCTGCATTTCAATTCATTGCAATGGATGGTCAAGGTCATGAACAAAAGGGGGTTCTTGAAGCAGAATCCCCCAAACATGCCCGTCAACTCTTACGAGATAAGACGCTCCTACCCTTAAAGGTTTACGCAACCGTTCAGAAAAAAGATCCGCAGACGCGAGATAAACCAAGCTTGTTTGCACGGAAAGCATCCCTCAATAATAAAGCGCTTGCTTTATTTACCCGGCAATTTGCCACACTTCTTGCAGCCGGGTTACCCATGGAAGAAGCAATTGGTGCGTGTGCAGAACAAACAGAAAAAGCAAAAGTGAAAAGTTTACTTTTATCGGTACGCAGTAAAGTATTGGAAGGCCATGCATTGGCTGCAAGTTTGCGCGAACACTCGGAAAGCTTTTCACCACTCTATTGCGCAACCGTTGCCGCGGGTGAAAAATCAGGGCATTTGGATAAAGTCTTATTACGCTTAGCAGAATATACTGAGCAGCAATGGCAAATGCGCCAAAAATTAAAAACCGCCTTAATTTATCCAGTTATGATCGTATTTGTAGCTGTTGGTATTGTGGGTTTCCTGCTGGAATATGTGGTTCCAAAAATGGTTGGGGTTTATGTCAATATGCACCAAACCCTGCCGACTATGACTTCGGTGTTGATTGCAATCAGTGATTTTGTTGGTGCATATGGTTTTTATGTTTTGATTCTCATGGTTGCAAGCATTATCACATTCAAGCGCTTTCTAAAAAAAAGCGTACTCTTTCGAGAACGCTTTCATCGGGCCTTACTGCGATTGCCTTTATTTGGTCACGCCATTAAAACAGCAGACACATCGCGGTTTGCCCGGACGCTTGCGATTCTCTCTTCCTCTGGCGTCTCTGTGCTAGATGCGATGAATATAGCGGGGCAATTAATTCTATCCATTCCGATTCGCAAAGCTGTTGATGT
This genomic interval carries:
- the gspF gene encoding type II secretion system inner membrane protein GspF — translated: MPAFQFIAMDGQGHEQKGVLEAESPKHARQLLRDKTLLPLKVYATVQKKDPQTRDKPSLFARKASLNNKALALFTRQFATLLAAGLPMEEAIGACAEQTEKAKVKSLLLSVRSKVLEGHALAASLREHSESFSPLYCATVAAGEKSGHLDKVLLRLAEYTEQQWQMRQKLKTALIYPVMIVFVAVGIVGFLLEYVVPKMVGVYVNMHQTLPTMTSVLIAISDFVGAYGFYVLILMVASIITFKRFLKKSVLFRERFHRALLRLPLFGHAIKTADTSRFARTLAILSSSGVSVLDAMNIAGQLILSIPIRKAVDVAVQRVREGGAIHLALKQTTYFSPMSVHMIASGEASGQLEPMLERVAITQEDEVSRLIEVGLALFEPAVILVMGGIVLFIVLAVMLPIFQLNQMAG